A window from Aerococcus sp. Group 1 encodes these proteins:
- a CDS encoding YPDG domain-containing protein gives MDTPSTYHFQADERLLPYIKGVGIYKLEDGDQGYSFNRQLDPKSQVFYNGLILHAKGGVAKTLPIANDGGLDGKYDQYYMDYNPRTGAGHFHLDPTNMDQFNHNSGEGYQPSALRVVYYLKDDVNINQLIPKSLDQRYVFDGFFLDEKGNYVANTEANITYNFGDFSGDPSPITNEGNPGVDDTSQTNPAEGDLPEPAKPEINYELAGQNRTVLLNTEVTAKDLAQNLTKTADGQAVDLPEGTKFSFADDEVTQSAIVELFEKDADGNDKLDADGNKISRGFFVDTSKLGQKEIKVVVELPRSSTSNLISGLVDVNKRPGESGQKVSEERFIPQSNEDSRNENSEGFFNNQVHQLADAITPETQAQNEIDVTISSLIHGIPSSSLETLKKWDYIIEFSDYLAKHITKVENGSGTEFERIVNRNGDKTNSWRMRAWGGAADNEALMTNTAIGAQYNYLAKVTLDSSIKSIIDETEQELGRPVTNGDFGSTSFIYNNANKAMIEGSYSSTFMKVNPTQYDEKVAADNVAKNPTFNNWFRLSGGEVSYKEGDEVSPYTGLTGDKMRGFVFDQIFAKQGGSSLNTAGATTNPIHYHYTVDQRLLPYIESAELYYVPNGKDYYNNSAVGFDKNYIPQAKVFFNGLDSRNDDFQSEFNRETGEGVFKLDPQNDTVSRIFNFNNSHLDPAAARIVYKLRDGVTAEDILKAYPDASFAFTGYLTLDSGPVVRNSNANVGYRISDIDGDGRPDEFQNDRLSNLSEEEKQLLSPIEKAIVNEGLTGTNANILVQSARDKDTSVHGVVNTGFSEADAPSVQAAIVNEDGSVTALGSSAVDPQSGEYSINTPEGTTLTQGQTILITLTTGGQVHSANYTTVGEGNPEVTAKVDVLDLKDINSDQRVAKGQDMTAVKVDQFVDAAGQVNPASTENGQVHFATVGTDGQTDTEELANQLSVRIATTDAQGNVTYQDLASAGLTYNPETGQVTGSPILPEGEEEHTYTIVVDAKNAKAGDATNRTFNVTVYSQASEYTPAYEAVDVIPGNKAETASPSFTDSKNQAATPALDSEAAYTAPETVDVEGTQVAVQVDPQTGVVTVDPAETAKVPGKAITVPVTVKYQDGSTDQANATINVTDPGFIDRTNDPDAPVPEGYKKVDLVAGQGVTPFEGGNKTYHVKEGTSIPADKIPELTAQAGYENPVWDNDPAQTVTADSPSRFTATASPAPEADTTAPSITVSAKDIQATEGQPIDPVSVTTDDPEATVTVDGLPDGLSYNPETQQIEGTVPAGTVQWADDQDEARDFSATVKAVDPAGNEATEPINVTVLRDTDGDGQADKTDEDDDNDGIPDTEDQASKTWDGLDAQTTDTTATNGQAVPENTKVVTPNKPGAKVSTPAPVDGLSVDENGNLVGTPTVDFQPGETEKVVEIPVEITSTGTGQKDDQGQPTDEAITRTVKVTVTNPNAGETPAESSVELTPKSQNALEGKDITPVTPQADNVPEGGNVKVTIDGQDTYPGLTVDPDSGQVTGQPQITDWAPEEETRTITVTAQVQDKDGNPVRDADGNPVTAESTITVYRDTDKDGQPDKDTGMPQDPNNPSVPGIDQGDKDDDNDGWTDQEEKDRGTDGKDENSFPRVTEPGAENTPGQDTTKVTGKTTPNTEVEVKDKDGNTIGTGTSDDQGNIDLDVPKQNPGDKVTIVPGKKDDQGNFTPGNPDGNAETVVKETPQINNPGAKNEPGSDQTKVTGKTTVPNSKVEVKDKDGNTIGTGTSDENGDFTIEVPHQDPSDKVTIIPSKDYNNPDGSTETRTGDLVETTVTEDTPAISETSVEVAPKSQNVLEGEDITPVTPQADNIPEGGNVKVTIDGQDSYPGLTVDPTTGQVTGQPEIKDWSPEEETRTITVEVSVLDKDGNPVKDQDGNPVAAESTITVYRDTDKDGQPDKDTGMPQDPNNPNVPGIDQGDKDDDNDGWTDQEEKDRGTDPKDESDFPKVTQPDAENKPGEDTTKVTGKTTPNTDVEVKDKDGNTIGTGTSDDQGNIDLDVPKQNPGDKVTIVPGKKDNQGNFTPGNPDGNGETVVKETPQITNPGADNEPGSDQTKVTGKTTVPNAKVEVKDKDGKTIGTGTSDENGDFTIEVPRQGKGDTITIIPSKEYTNPDGSTETRTGDPVETTVTGQTPAVKEDKDIYQPEYKPGTGQPGTKVEIGEPIFKDEEGQVVTPPAGTSFKPGEGETGITVDPETGEVTVDVPEGAKAGDTIEKTIIVTYPDGSSESVTVTVTVEGKGGSGVTPTPTPTPEPQPEGKDEVKDEPAPAQVHTQLPQTGSVAGLARSLALALIGTGSILALGKKKKED, from the coding sequence GTGGATACGCCATCTACCTATCACTTCCAAGCAGATGAACGCCTGCTACCATATATCAAAGGGGTAGGTATTTATAAATTAGAAGATGGCGACCAAGGGTATAGCTTCAATCGTCAACTTGATCCGAAATCCCAAGTCTTCTACAATGGCTTAATCTTACATGCTAAGGGCGGCGTAGCTAAGACTTTACCGATCGCTAATGATGGTGGCTTAGATGGTAAGTATGACCAATACTACATGGATTACAATCCAAGAACTGGTGCGGGGCATTTCCACTTAGATCCAACAAATATGGATCAATTTAACCATAATTCTGGGGAAGGCTACCAACCATCAGCTCTTCGCGTCGTTTACTACCTTAAAGATGATGTGAATATCAATCAACTTATTCCTAAGAGTCTGGACCAACGTTATGTCTTCGATGGCTTCTTCCTTGATGAAAAAGGAAACTACGTGGCTAACACCGAAGCTAACATCACTTACAACTTCGGTGACTTCTCCGGCGATCCAAGCCCAATTACTAATGAAGGCAATCCAGGCGTAGATGATACCAGCCAAACGAATCCAGCAGAAGGTGACTTGCCAGAACCAGCCAAGCCTGAAATTAACTATGAATTAGCTGGCCAAAATCGGACCGTTCTCCTGAATACGGAAGTCACTGCTAAAGACTTGGCCCAAAACCTGACTAAGACAGCTGATGGTCAAGCAGTTGATTTACCAGAAGGCACTAAGTTTAGCTTTGCGGATGATGAAGTGACCCAATCTGCGATTGTCGAACTCTTTGAGAAAGATGCGGATGGCAATGATAAACTAGACGCTGACGGTAATAAGATTTCACGCGGTTTCTTCGTGGATACTTCTAAATTAGGACAAAAAGAAATCAAAGTTGTTGTAGAATTACCACGTTCATCGACCTCTAACTTGATTTCGGGACTTGTGGATGTCAACAAGCGCCCTGGTGAATCTGGTCAGAAGGTCTCTGAAGAGCGCTTCATTCCACAAAGCAATGAAGACTCACGTAACGAGAACTCTGAAGGCTTCTTTAACAATCAAGTCCACCAATTAGCTGATGCCATCACTCCGGAAACTCAGGCACAAAATGAAATTGATGTGACGATATCGAGCTTGATTCATGGAATCCCAAGCTCTAGCCTAGAAACGCTAAAGAAATGGGATTATATCATTGAATTCTCTGACTATCTGGCCAAGCACATTACTAAAGTTGAAAATGGCTCTGGAACTGAATTCGAACGGATAGTCAACCGCAATGGCGACAAGACTAATTCATGGCGGATGCGTGCTTGGGGCGGGGCAGCAGATAATGAAGCCCTGATGACCAATACAGCAATTGGGGCACAGTACAACTACCTAGCTAAGGTGACTTTAGATTCTTCTATCAAGTCCATTATCGATGAGACGGAACAAGAATTAGGACGTCCTGTAACCAACGGCGACTTCGGATCAACTTCCTTCATCTACAACAATGCCAACAAGGCGATGATTGAAGGTTCTTACTCATCTACCTTTATGAAGGTCAACCCAACCCAGTATGATGAAAAAGTAGCTGCTGACAATGTTGCTAAGAACCCAACCTTCAATAACTGGTTCCGTTTATCCGGTGGGGAAGTTAGCTACAAGGAAGGCGACGAAGTGAGTCCATATACCGGCTTAACTGGGGATAAGATGCGCGGCTTTGTCTTTGATCAAATTTTTGCTAAGCAAGGCGGCTCATCACTGAACACAGCTGGTGCAACTACCAATCCTATCCACTACCACTACACGGTAGACCAACGTCTCTTGCCTTATATTGAGTCTGCTGAACTCTACTATGTGCCAAATGGTAAGGATTACTACAATAACTCAGCAGTTGGTTTTGATAAGAACTATATTCCTCAAGCCAAGGTCTTCTTCAATGGCCTCGACTCACGGAATGATGACTTCCAAAGCGAATTCAATCGGGAAACAGGTGAAGGGGTCTTCAAGTTAGATCCACAGAACGATACCGTAAGTCGGATCTTCAACTTCAACAACTCTCACTTGGATCCTGCAGCTGCTCGGATTGTTTACAAGCTGCGTGATGGTGTCACAGCTGAAGACATCCTCAAGGCTTATCCAGATGCCAGCTTTGCCTTCACGGGTTACCTCACCCTTGACTCCGGCCCAGTTGTTCGTAACTCCAACGCCAATGTGGGTTACCGCATCTCAGATATCGATGGCGATGGCCGTCCGGATGAATTCCAGAATGATCGCTTATCCAATCTAAGTGAGGAAGAAAAACAACTTCTTTCCCCAATCGAAAAAGCGATTGTCAATGAAGGCCTCACCGGAACCAATGCGAATATTCTTGTCCAATCCGCACGTGATAAAGATACGAGCGTTCATGGCGTAGTTAACACAGGCTTCAGTGAAGCAGATGCACCAAGTGTTCAAGCAGCTATTGTTAATGAAGACGGTAGCGTGACGGCACTCGGCAGCTCAGCTGTAGACCCTCAAAGCGGCGAATACAGTATTAACACGCCAGAGGGAACAACCTTGACCCAAGGCCAAACGATCTTGATTACCTTAACGACTGGTGGACAAGTTCACTCAGCTAATTACACCACTGTGGGCGAAGGCAATCCAGAAGTCACTGCCAAGGTTGATGTGCTTGATCTTAAAGATATAAACAGCGACCAGAGAGTGGCTAAGGGTCAAGACATGACAGCTGTTAAGGTTGACCAATTTGTCGATGCAGCGGGTCAAGTGAATCCAGCAAGCACAGAAAATGGTCAAGTACACTTTGCAACTGTAGGTACGGATGGTCAAACAGATACAGAAGAGCTTGCTAACCAACTTAGTGTTCGTATCGCAACAACCGATGCTCAGGGCAATGTGACCTATCAAGACCTTGCCAGTGCAGGTTTAACTTACAATCCTGAAACTGGTCAAGTGACAGGTAGCCCAATCTTGCCTGAAGGGGAAGAAGAGCACACTTATACTATTGTGGTAGACGCGAAGAATGCTAAAGCAGGGGACGCGACCAATCGGACCTTTAACGTAACGGTTTATAGCCAAGCTTCTGAATACACACCAGCTTATGAAGCAGTTGATGTGATTCCAGGAAATAAGGCTGAAACAGCTAGCCCAAGCTTTACGGATTCTAAGAACCAAGCGGCTACGCCAGCTTTAGACTCAGAAGCGGCTTATACTGCACCTGAGACAGTGGATGTTGAGGGAACACAAGTCGCCGTTCAGGTGGATCCACAAACAGGGGTTGTCACTGTAGATCCTGCTGAAACAGCTAAAGTGCCAGGTAAGGCCATCACTGTACCAGTAACCGTTAAGTACCAAGATGGGTCAACTGACCAAGCCAATGCTACCATCAATGTCACGGATCCAGGATTTATCGATCGAACAAACGATCCAGATGCGCCTGTCCCTGAAGGTTACAAGAAGGTAGACCTCGTTGCGGGGCAAGGGGTAACACCATTTGAAGGTGGCAATAAGACCTATCATGTTAAGGAAGGAACCAGCATTCCAGCTGATAAGATTCCTGAACTCACAGCACAAGCAGGTTACGAAAATCCTGTTTGGGACAATGATCCGGCACAAACGGTAACTGCTGATAGTCCGTCTCGCTTCACAGCGACAGCTAGTCCTGCTCCAGAAGCCGACACCACCGCCCCATCAATTACCGTGTCAGCCAAGGATATCCAAGCCACTGAAGGACAGCCTATTGACCCTGTTTCAGTGACAACGGATGATCCGGAAGCAACCGTGACCGTTGACGGCTTGCCAGATGGTTTATCCTACAATCCTGAGACCCAACAGATCGAAGGGACGGTTCCAGCGGGGACGGTTCAATGGGCGGATGACCAGGATGAGGCGCGCGACTTCTCAGCAACCGTCAAGGCAGTCGATCCAGCGGGCAATGAAGCGACTGAGCCGATTAATGTCACCGTTCTCCGCGACACAGACGGCGACGGCCAAGCGGATAAAACCGACGAAGATGATGACAACGACGGCATTCCAGATACGGAGGACCAAGCGTCTAAGACTTGGGACGGCCTGGATGCGCAAACAACCGATACGACCGCAACCAATGGCCAAGCTGTGCCTGAGAATACCAAGGTCGTGACACCAAATAAACCGGGTGCTAAGGTTTCAACCCCTGCCCCAGTGGACGGTCTGTCTGTGGATGAAAACGGCAACTTAGTTGGCACACCGACCGTGGACTTCCAACCTGGTGAAACCGAAAAAGTCGTTGAAATCCCTGTTGAAATCACGTCAACTGGCACCGGTCAAAAAGATGACCAAGGCCAACCAACCGATGAAGCCATCACTCGAACCGTCAAAGTTACCGTGACGAATCCAAATGCGGGTGAAACACCTGCTGAGTCCAGCGTCGAGCTGACACCGAAGTCACAAAACGCTCTGGAAGGCAAGGACATCACCCCAGTAACGCCTCAAGCGGACAATGTCCCAGAAGGCGGCAACGTGAAGGTAACCATCGATGGCCAAGACACTTACCCAGGTTTGACTGTCGACCCAGATAGCGGCCAAGTGACGGGGCAACCACAAATTACTGACTGGGCCCCTGAAGAGGAAACTCGGACCATTACCGTAACCGCCCAAGTCCAAGACAAGGACGGCAATCCAGTCCGTGATGCAGACGGCAACCCAGTGACAGCTGAATCAACCATCACCGTTTACCGCGATACCGATAAGGACGGCCAACCCGACAAGGATACCGGTATGCCGCAAGATCCAAACAATCCATCTGTCCCAGGCATCGACCAAGGCGACAAGGATGATGACAACGACGGTTGGACCGACCAGGAAGAAAAAGACCGTGGAACGGACGGCAAAGATGAAAACAGCTTCCCACGTGTGACTGAACCTGGTGCGGAAAATACCCCAGGTCAAGACACCACCAAGGTTACCGGCAAGACTACGCCAAATACTGAAGTGGAAGTCAAGGACAAAGATGGAAATACCATCGGTACTGGCACTTCAGACGACCAAGGTAATATCGACCTTGATGTACCGAAGCAAAATCCTGGCGATAAAGTGACCATCGTTCCAGGTAAGAAGGACGACCAAGGCAACTTTACTCCAGGGAACCCGGATGGCAATGCCGAAACAGTTGTTAAAGAAACCCCACAAATCAATAATCCAGGGGCTAAAAACGAACCTGGCTCAGATCAGACCAAGGTAACCGGCAAGACCACCGTTCCAAATTCTAAGGTTGAAGTGAAGGATAAAGATGGCAACACCATTGGGACTGGTACGTCTGATGAGAACGGTGACTTCACGATTGAGGTGCCTCATCAAGATCCAAGCGATAAAGTAACTATAATTCCATCTAAGGACTACAATAACCCAGATGGTTCCACTGAAACTCGGACAGGTGATCTAGTTGAAACGACAGTCACAGAAGATACACCTGCTATTTCTGAGACCAGTGTGGAAGTAGCTCCTAAGTCTCAAAACGTTCTTGAAGGTGAGGATATAACTCCAGTAACTCCTCAAGCTGATAACATCCCAGAAGGCGGCAACGTGAAGGTAACCATTGATGGTCAAGACAGCTATCCAGGCCTAACTGTTGATCCAACAACTGGTCAAGTCACAGGTCAACCAGAAATTAAGGACTGGAGTCCAGAAGAAGAAACACGGACGATTACCGTTGAAGTTTCTGTTCTTGATAAGGATGGTAATCCTGTTAAAGATCAAGATGGCAATCCAGTAGCGGCTGAATCAACGATTACCGTTTATCGTGATACCGATAAAGATGGCCAACCTGACAAGGATACTGGCATGCCTCAAGATCCAAATAATCCAAATGTTCCAGGCATTGACCAAGGTGACAAGGACGACGACAACGACGGTTGGACCGACCAGGAAGAAAAAGACCGTGGCACCGATCCAAAAGATGAGTCTGACTTCCCTAAAGTGACTCAACCTGACGCTGAAAATAAACCAGGTGAAGATACCACTAAGGTGACTGGTAAGACTACTCCAAATACCGATGTTGAAGTCAAGGATAAAGACGGAAACACCATCGGCACAGGAACATCAGATGACCAAGGTAACATTGATCTCGATGTACCGAAACAAAATCCTGGCGACAAGGTAACCATCGTTCCAGGTAAGAAGGACAATCAAGGCAACTTTACGCCAGGCAATCCGGATGGTAATGGCGAAACCGTTGTTAAAGAAACTCCACAAATTACCAATCCAGGGGCTGACAATGAGCCTGGTTCAGACCAAACTAAGGTCACAGGTAAGACAACTGTTCCAAATGCCAAAGTCGAAGTGAAAGATAAAGATGGCAAGACCATCGGCACTGGCACTTCCGATGAGAACGGTGATTTCACGATTGAAGTGCCTCGTCAAGGCAAGGGTGACACCATCACCATCATCCCATCCAAGGAATACACCAATCCAGATGGTTCTACCGAAACCCGGACGGGCGACCCTGTCGAAACCACTGTAACTGGTCAAACACCAGCGGTTAAGGAAGACAAGGACATCTACCAACCGGAATACAAACCAGGCACAGGTCAACCCGGCACCAAGGTAGAAATCGGCGAACCTATTTTCAAGGATGAAGAAGGTCAAGTGGTGACCCCACCAGCCGGCACCAGCTTCAAGCCAGGCGAAGGTGAAACGGGCATCACAGTAGATCCTGAAACAGGTGAAGTGACTGTCGACGTGCCTGAAGGGGCCAAAGCAGGCGACACGATTGAGAAAACAATCATCGTGACCTACCCTGATGGTTCAAGCGAAAGCGTCACCGTTACCGTGACAGTCGAAGGCAAGGGCGGCAGCGGCGTGACACCTACGCCAACCCCAACTCCTGAACCACAACCCGAAGGCAAAGATGAGGTCAAGGACGAGCCAGCGCCTGCCCAAGTGCATACCCAACTTCCTCAAACCGGCTCAGTTGCAGGGTTAGCACGCTCATTGGCTCTAGCTCTGATTGGAACGGGTTCCATCCTGGCTTTAGGTAAAAAGAAAAAAGAAGACTAA
- a CDS encoding O-antigen ligase, translated as MLEDGKAFLPGAIQSILMTILLVSLFFPFYITLVVFGVVFILLLATGMLSVKHWPNDSLITSLFSFPFYAFLISIVHENWVGGLISVGLLIALLYSIYYTKQVRPDYLSEIVNITLIASIIIFIFTLLEHFNIISEWDYTFISPAMNKVHPDRVEATFFNPNYFAMMLEFFIVIAMYRMKTTKHLAKKLTCLFLIACNLLAIVYTGCRTSAIVIIGASYVFFYVIGYKKTAIYSLLGLSILGLIAWGMGLMPRFDDLAYAFSDRFDIWQTGWQAFKDNVWFGQGPLTYMHVYSEYTTKYTQHAHNIFLDTLLSYGIIGSSLLVYPLYRLGKMLNEMRRYSSIRPELALICSLLSVVLIHGLTDVTIFWIQTAGLLMAIVLVGPNLLKTAKEKTNQLEE; from the coding sequence TTGCTAGAAGATGGCAAAGCCTTCTTACCAGGAGCAATTCAATCCATACTGATGACCATCTTATTGGTCAGCCTGTTCTTTCCATTTTATATAACCCTTGTTGTTTTTGGGGTTGTTTTTATCTTGTTGTTGGCAACAGGAATGCTATCGGTCAAACACTGGCCAAATGACTCTTTAATCACAAGTTTATTTTCCTTCCCTTTTTATGCCTTTTTAATCTCTATTGTACATGAAAATTGGGTAGGTGGACTGATCTCAGTTGGTTTATTAATTGCCCTTCTTTATTCGATTTACTATACGAAACAGGTTCGACCTGACTATCTGTCCGAAATCGTAAATATTACTTTAATTGCAAGTATTATCATTTTTATTTTTACTCTCTTAGAGCACTTTAATATTATCTCAGAATGGGACTATACCTTTATTTCTCCTGCCATGAACAAAGTGCATCCCGACCGGGTAGAAGCAACCTTTTTTAACCCAAATTATTTCGCCATGATGCTGGAATTCTTTATTGTTATCGCCATGTATCGGATGAAGACTACTAAACACTTGGCTAAAAAGTTGACCTGTCTCTTTTTAATTGCTTGTAATTTACTGGCCATTGTTTATACTGGCTGCCGGACCAGTGCCATCGTGATTATAGGGGCCTCTTATGTTTTCTTTTATGTGATTGGCTATAAGAAAACCGCCATCTACTCCCTACTAGGTCTCAGTATCTTAGGACTGATCGCTTGGGGGATGGGCCTTATGCCACGCTTTGACGACTTGGCCTATGCCTTTTCCGACCGCTTTGACATCTGGCAAACCGGCTGGCAGGCCTTTAAGGATAATGTCTGGTTTGGCCAAGGTCCCTTAACCTATATGCATGTTTACAGTGAATACACCACCAAGTATACCCAGCATGCTCATAATATTTTCCTAGATACGCTCTTATCTTACGGTATCATCGGGTCTAGCCTTCTGGTCTATCCCCTTTACCGGCTAGGAAAGATGCTCAATGAGATGCGGCGATATTCAAGTATCCGTCCCGAACTGGCATTAATCTGTAGTTTGCTCAGTGTGGTATTAATCCATGGCCTAACCGATGTCACCATCTTTTGGATCCAAACCGCTGGCTTACTGATGGCCATTGTATTAGTCGGTCCCAATCTCCTTAAGACCGCCAAGGAAAAGACAAATCAATTAGAAGAATAG
- the gorA gene encoding glutathione-disulfide reductase, giving the protein MERFDYIVIGGGSAGIASANRAAEYGAKTLIIEKDEVGGTCVNRGCVPKKGMWYGAHILELLRDYALDYGIDAPLKNFDFQTLKKHRDEYIDRVHNSYFKGFESRGTHYKKGYAKFVEDHIVEVDGEQFYGEHISVLTGGRPALPEGIPGIDLVDVSDDVFNWDDLPDSLLIVGAGYIAVEMAGMLQEFGVDVTLAVRHETPLRHYEAKITESLMENMKKQGITVLSNHNVTKIEKTADGTFKTTFKEDDEVLSDRVLYAIGRQPNTENIGLENTSIELTDKGYIKVDDYHNTTADKVYAFGDVIGKVELTPVAIKVGRTLSDHLFNGQEPFYLDYNMVPSIVFAHPPIITMGYTEEAAKQAFEGQKITTYDTNFTSMISGMTSNRENIYMKLVCLGDEEKIIGLHGIGFGADEMLQGFAVAISMGATKKQFDQTIALHPTGAEEFVTMR; this is encoded by the coding sequence ATGGAAAGATTTGATTATATAGTTATCGGTGGGGGCAGTGCTGGGATTGCTTCTGCTAACCGGGCCGCTGAATATGGAGCTAAGACCCTTATCATTGAAAAAGATGAAGTTGGTGGTACCTGTGTCAACCGGGGCTGTGTCCCTAAAAAGGGCATGTGGTACGGGGCACATATTCTGGAATTACTAAGAGACTATGCCCTTGATTACGGCATTGACGCGCCCTTGAAGAACTTTGATTTTCAAACTTTGAAAAAACACCGGGATGAATATATTGACCGGGTTCATAATTCTTATTTCAAGGGCTTTGAAAGCCGGGGAACCCATTATAAAAAGGGTTATGCTAAGTTTGTTGAAGACCATATTGTCGAAGTCGATGGCGAACAATTTTACGGCGAACATATTAGTGTACTCACTGGTGGCCGGCCTGCCTTACCTGAAGGCATTCCTGGCATTGACTTAGTGGATGTGAGTGATGATGTCTTTAACTGGGACGACCTACCAGACTCCTTACTGATTGTAGGCGCTGGTTATATCGCTGTAGAAATGGCCGGTATGTTGCAAGAATTTGGGGTTGATGTAACGCTAGCCGTTCGTCATGAAACGCCTCTCCGCCACTATGAAGCTAAAATTACTGAATCCTTAATGGAAAATATGAAGAAACAGGGTATTACCGTACTCAGCAACCATAATGTAACTAAAATTGAGAAAACGGCAGACGGGACCTTTAAAACCACTTTCAAAGAAGATGATGAAGTCCTTAGCGACCGGGTACTTTATGCCATTGGTCGTCAACCGAACACGGAAAATATTGGCCTAGAAAACACCTCTATCGAGTTAACCGATAAGGGTTACATCAAGGTCGATGACTACCATAATACGACCGCAGATAAGGTCTATGCCTTCGGTGATGTGATTGGTAAAGTGGAATTAACCCCAGTAGCTATTAAGGTAGGGCGGACCCTATCAGATCATCTATTTAATGGTCAAGAACCATTCTATTTAGACTATAATATGGTGCCTTCCATTGTTTTTGCCCACCCACCAATTATTACCATGGGCTATACCGAGGAAGCGGCTAAGCAAGCCTTTGAAGGACAAAAGATTACCACTTATGACACCAACTTTACCTCAATGATTTCAGGAATGACCTCTAACCGGGAAAATATTTATATGAAGTTGGTCTGCCTAGGAGATGAGGAAAAAATCATTGGTCTCCATGGGATTGGTTTTGGTGCTGATGAAATGTTACAAGGCTTTGCAGTGGCTATCTCGATGGGGGCGACTAAGAAGCAATTTGATCAAACCATTGCCCTCCATCCAACTGGAGCGGAAGAATTTGTTACTATGCGTTAA